ACTGCTAAGTTCAGAACTCAGAGATGAATTGTGCAGGAAAAGCGCCAAAATAGTAATTAGTACAGCGGCAAAATAAACAATGACCTCTTGTGTTGCCTTTGCCTGTTTAAGCTCATCTTCAATAGGGAGAAGATTTATCTTAATCATTGGTTGTCTCCCACTTTTCTCATTGCAAGGCCTATTCCCACAGCAGAAAGAGGAGTTATCTGGCTTAAAGCAGTAATATCAACATTTTTTGAAATCTTTACATTTTTGAAGGGATTCATAATTTCAACTTCAATTTGTGAACGATTATTCAAAAATTCGTCAATTCCTTGTATCTTTGCACAACCGCCGCTAAGGTAAATTTTATTAACCTCCCCTAACCCTGATGTATTCCTGAAAAAATCCATTGAGCGAATAACCTCCTGACAGACTTCTTCGGAAACACCATCGATTATTGCTTTGATTTCATCTGCTCTTTCTCCTCCTGCGTCAATATTGGTTTTCAATCGTTCGGCTTCCTCATAATCTATTTGAAGCTCCTTCTGAATTGCTTCTGTATAATTCTTTCCGCCAAGATTTATGTCTCTTACAAAAACAGGGACACGATTTCTCAAAATGCTAATGTTGATTTTTGAAGCCCCAAGATTCACCAATGCAACAATCTTATCAGGGTCATCTTCGTAATTTAATTCATAACAGTTTTCAATTGCAAATGAATCGATATCAACAAGGACCGGTTTCAAACTGCAATTTGTCAAGATATTTGAATATTCATCAACTTGGTCTTTCTTTGCGGCAACAAGCAGAACATTCATCAATGATTCATCTTTTTCATCAGGACCTACAATATGAAAATCGATGTAGACTTCTTCAACATCAAAGGGAATATACTGCTCTGCCTCAACATATATCGATTCTCTCAACTCTTCTTTGGACATTGTATTTACTGTGATATTCTTAACAATTACTGAATGTCCTGATACAGCGGTGGAAGCGTTGAGATTTTTTATCTTCATTTCGGAGACAAGGTCTTTGAGTGTCTCCTGCACAGAAATTGCATCCATCACGGCACCATCGACAATTGCATCTGCAATCAGAGGCCTAAAAGCGAACTTTTCAAGAATAACCCCCTTGCTTGTATCTTTGAGTTTAAAGGCTTTGATGGAGCTCGAGCCAAAATCGATACCTACAAGGTTTTTAGAAATATAAAGCATAACCCCCCTACATTTCGTTATATCTTTATGATTATATTGTCTCTAAATAAAGTGTGTCAAGCCACTTTAAAGCACAAATTGTTAAAAAAGACACTATAAATTTACTTCTTTTTATGATTTAAGCTTCTCCTTTAACGGACAAATCTTGAAAAAAGAAACCCTTTGCATTATAAGGTGCACCTTTTTTGAACAGGATTAAAGGAAATGAAGTTTTTAAAATTTTTTTTTCCTTTCACCTTATTTTCATTTCTATTTCTTGCATTTTCAACTGCATCGGCAGAGCGTCCTCTAATAACGGAAGATTTAGAACTTCCAGAGAAGGGAAAATTCGAATTGGAAATCGGCTCTATTACTGAAGACCTTGGTGGGAAAGACAAAATATGGACTAATGAAAATACATTAATAATAGGCATTCACAACAGGATAGAAATGGATGTCAACATTACCTTTTAACTACACAGTTCACTAAATGAGCATAACGGATTGACAGATATTGAAATCTTGACAAAATATCTTTTTACAGATGAATCTTCATCGATTCCATCAACAGGCTTTCTCTTCAATTTGATTACTCCTTCTGGTGATGATGAAAAAGGGCTTGGAGAGGGGCATACAGGATATGAAATAAAATTCCTGTCTGAAAAGCATACAGAAAAAATGAGATTTGATCTGAATCTCGGTTATTCTTTCATCAAAGAAGGAGTTGACCATCTTTTCTATTCATTTGGTGCTGAATATCGTATAAGTCAAAAGATTCACTTAGTTTCTGAAATTGTTGGAGAAGCCGACTATAGGGGAAAAAATGAAGACCCTCTTTTTTTATTAGGAGGATTTCAGTTTCATATCAAGGGCTTGCAGATTGATACCGGTATGCGTTTTGGATTAACAAAGGAAACTCCTGATTATTCTCTGGTTGTTGGAATCACAGCCCCATTGAATTGATTCATCTTGGAAAATTATTTCTTCTCCAAATATTGTGTTTATCAATAAACGAATTCATTCTCCATTGTTGGCAGAAAAGATACCTCTGCAATAGGAACTGCGATATTTTAAATTTTTGACTTGATTAATTAAAAACTTTTTTACAAATTTTTTTTTCTCTTTGACGATTATCTAATTGTCAAATTCACTTAAACTTTAAAGGAGAATAGAAAATGCAGGAAGTAAGGACAAATGACCTATGGATGGTATTTAAGATTATGGGAGAATTTGTTGAAGGCTTTGAAAAGCTTTCAAAGATTGGACCAGCAGTATCAGTCTTTGGAGGCGCTAGAATAAAAAGGGGAAGCAAATATTATAAGCTTGCAGTTACGGTTACAGAATATCTATCGAAGGAAGGATTTTCAATAATTACAGGCGGAGGTCCCGGAATAATGGAAGCAGGCAACAAAGGAGCCAAAAAGGGGAAGGGAATGTCTGTAGGGCTCAATATAAATCTTCCTTTCGAACAAATTCCAAATAAATACTCTGAGATGAAATTGGATTTTGACCACTTTTTTGCCAGAAAAGTAATGTTCGCAAAGTATGCAATAGGATATATT
This region of Candidatus Schekmanbacteria bacterium genomic DNA includes:
- the pilM gene encoding type IV pilus assembly protein PilM, giving the protein MLYISKNLVGIDFGSSSIKAFKLKDTSKGVILEKFAFRPLIADAIVDGAVMDAISVQETLKDLVSEMKIKNLNASTAVSGHSVIVKNITVNTMSKEELRESIYVEAEQYIPFDVEEVYIDFHIVGPDEKDESLMNVLLVAAKKDQVDEYSNILTNCSLKPVLVDIDSFAIENCYELNYEDDPDKIVALVNLGASKINISILRNRVPVFVRDINLGGKNYTEAIQKELQIDYEEAERLKTNIDAGGERADEIKAIIDGVSEEVCQEVIRSMDFFRNTSGLGEVNKIYLSGGCAKIQGIDEFLNNRSQIEVEIMNPFKNVKISKNVDITALSQITPLSAVGIGLAMRKVGDNQ
- a CDS encoding TIGR00730 family Rossman fold protein, which encodes MQEVRTNDLWMVFKIMGEFVEGFEKLSKIGPAVSVFGGARIKRGSKYYKLAVTVTEYLSKEGFSIITGGGPGIMEAGNKGAKKGKGMSVGLNINLPFEQIPNKYSEMKLDFDHFFARKVMFAKYAIGYIIFPGGFGTLDEAFEALTLIQTGKISNFPVIFMGKKFWSGLFRWIKNSMLREGTIEER